A genomic segment from Thermostichus lividus PCC 6715 encodes:
- the upp gene encoding uracil phosphoribosyltransferase, whose amino-acid sequence MTLQLRIYVPPHPLIKHWLTVARDANTPNSLFRVAMAELGRWLAYEAVRDWLPTIETTVETPLAATSAVVIDPQVPVAVVPILRAGLALLEGAQGVLPTATIYHLGIVRDECTLMPSCYLNRFPQQFAPQTRVLISEPMLATGGSIMTAMTELTERGVNPALVRIISVVSAPPALQKLSAHFPAVQVYAATIDEMVNEQGFIVPGLGDAGDRAFGTA is encoded by the coding sequence GTGACCTTACAGTTGCGCATTTACGTTCCGCCCCATCCCTTGATCAAGCACTGGCTTACTGTTGCACGGGATGCAAACACTCCCAATTCCCTTTTTCGAGTTGCAATGGCTGAATTAGGTCGGTGGCTCGCCTACGAAGCGGTGCGCGACTGGTTACCAACGATAGAAACGACTGTAGAGACTCCCCTTGCTGCCACCTCTGCTGTGGTGATTGACCCGCAGGTGCCAGTTGCAGTTGTGCCGATTTTACGGGCGGGGTTGGCGTTGTTGGAGGGAGCGCAGGGTGTTTTACCCACGGCAACCATTTACCATCTGGGGATTGTCCGCGATGAGTGTACCCTGATGCCCTCCTGCTATCTCAACCGCTTTCCTCAGCAATTTGCACCGCAGACACGGGTACTCATTAGTGAGCCCATGCTGGCCACCGGTGGCTCGATTATGACAGCGATGACGGAACTCACTGAGCGGGGGGTCAATCCAGCACTGGTGCGGATTATTTCAGTGGTGAGCGCCCCGCCAGCCCTGCAAAAACTCAGTGCTCACTTTCCGGCGGTACAGGTCTATGCAGCTACGATTGATGAGATGGTCAATGAGCAGGGGTTTATTGTGCCTGGGCTAGGGGATGCGGGCGATCGCGCCTTTGGCACCGCCTAA
- a CDS encoding 5'-nucleotidase, with translation MGYAIENKLVIAVASSALFDLTESDAVFRHHGEEAYRHFQRQKKYDVLPRGVAFPFIRRFLNLNRAYPDQEPVEVILLSKNDPDTGQRVFHSIQHYGLNITRAAFLGGKSPHPYIPAFNVSLFLSANAEDVRQAIAAGYPAGIVIPSGVTDTEEEGELRIAFDFDGVIADDEAETVFRDGDLEQFHAHEIQHATVPHNPGPLSDLFKKLAAFQKLEMTREQQNPDYCRLLRIAIVTARNILASERVVTTLNSWGVTPDETFFLGGIEKVRVLRQLKPHIFFDDQLTHIESAAGDIPSVHVPFGVRN, from the coding sequence ATGGGCTACGCGATTGAAAACAAATTGGTCATCGCTGTTGCCTCCAGCGCGTTATTTGATCTCACTGAGTCCGATGCGGTGTTTCGCCATCACGGGGAAGAAGCCTATCGCCATTTTCAGCGGCAAAAAAAGTACGATGTTTTGCCTCGAGGCGTAGCATTCCCCTTTATTCGCCGGTTTCTTAACCTGAATCGCGCCTATCCTGACCAAGAGCCAGTGGAGGTGATCCTGCTCTCGAAAAATGACCCTGATACTGGGCAGCGGGTGTTCCATTCGATCCAGCACTACGGCCTGAATATTACCCGTGCGGCGTTTTTGGGGGGCAAGTCCCCTCATCCCTACATCCCTGCCTTTAATGTCTCACTGTTTCTTTCGGCGAATGCTGAGGATGTGCGCCAGGCGATCGCCGCGGGCTACCCTGCCGGAATTGTCATCCCTTCCGGTGTAACGGACACAGAGGAAGAAGGGGAGCTACGCATTGCCTTTGACTTTGATGGGGTGATTGCCGATGACGAAGCAGAAACCGTGTTTCGCGATGGCGATCTCGAGCAGTTCCATGCCCACGAAATTCAACATGCAACTGTACCGCACAACCCCGGCCCCCTCAGTGATCTGTTTAAGAAATTGGCGGCGTTTCAAAAATTGGAGATGACTCGTGAGCAACAGAACCCCGACTATTGCCGCTTACTACGAATTGCCATTGTAACGGCGCGTAATATTCTCGCCAGTGAGCGGGTGGTTACGACGCTGAATAGCTGGGGGGTCACGCCGGATGAAACCTTTTTCTTGGGCGGTATTGAGAAAGTTCGAGTTCTCCGGCAGTTAAAACCCCATATTTTCTTTGATGATCAGCTCACCCATATTGAATCAGCAGCAGGGGATATTCCCTCTGTGCATGTGCCCTTTGGGGTACGCAATTAG
- a CDS encoding type IV pilin-like G/H family protein, whose translation MKTELKAKFLQHLLAKKKADEGFTLIELLVVVIIIGILAAIALPSMLNQAAKARLSSAKNTIGAINRAQQAYRLESTTFAPDVTTLKLGVSTPDGYSTPDISTTGGTSAIAKTSATDPAGTGVTGCVTVSGGITTSTVKEGTSNAAPNC comes from the coding sequence ATGAAAACTGAGCTTAAAGCTAAATTCCTCCAGCACCTGCTCGCCAAGAAAAAAGCCGACGAAGGCTTCACCCTCATCGAGCTACTCGTGGTGGTGATCATCATTGGTATTCTGGCTGCCATTGCGCTGCCCTCCATGCTGAACCAAGCCGCCAAAGCCCGTCTCTCTAGCGCCAAAAATACCATCGGTGCCATTAACCGTGCCCAGCAAGCCTACCGCCTTGAGAGTACAACGTTCGCTCCTGATGTCACTACCCTAAAACTAGGCGTTTCTACACCTGATGGTTACAGCACGCCCGATATCAGTACTACTGGCGGTACGAGTGCAATTGCTAAAACAAGTGCCACCGATCCCGCAGGCACAGGGGTGACCGGCTGTGTCACCGTCTCCGGTGGCATCACCACCTCCACTGTTAAAGAAGGGACCAGTAATGCTGCTCCCAATTGCTAA
- a CDS encoding CHAD domain-containing protein gives METLGQVAYEAVEKYYRKISKHEPGVLRDRDPEAIHQMRVGLRRLRTALEVFSQTVRFPKGVSIQRVRAVASSLSPVRDLDVMMLALKEQYYPHLPRSEQQQLAKLIKKLDKQREEALQKALHLLRGDRYRKLQQGLGEWLAQPQYRPIANLPITLIAPDILLPLVCHLLLHPGWQVAVDWQGDRPTFLAISDPAPLLQKSGEDLHDLRKQTKRVRYQMELFSRVYGEDFACQVSAFAELQELLGTLHDGVVLHEFFQRQLGLNLREASPCLAEMIALEQTRQWQLWRSHQQDYLTPAKRHHVRQVLLIAPTPLALNGMASAGTISVN, from the coding sequence ATGGAAACCCTAGGTCAGGTCGCCTACGAAGCGGTTGAAAAATACTACCGCAAAATTAGTAAGCACGAACCTGGTGTACTGCGCGATCGCGATCCCGAAGCCATTCATCAAATGCGAGTAGGCTTACGGCGGCTCCGTACTGCCCTTGAAGTGTTTAGCCAAACGGTGCGGTTTCCGAAGGGCGTGTCGATTCAGCGGGTGCGCGCGGTGGCAAGCAGCCTCAGTCCTGTGCGGGACTTGGATGTGATGATGCTGGCGCTGAAGGAGCAGTACTACCCCCATTTACCGCGGAGCGAGCAACAGCAACTGGCCAAGTTAATTAAAAAGCTGGATAAGCAGCGCGAGGAGGCTCTACAAAAAGCTCTACACCTGCTGCGGGGCGATCGCTACCGTAAACTGCAACAGGGCTTAGGCGAATGGTTAGCTCAGCCCCAGTATCGCCCCATTGCCAATTTGCCCATTACTCTCATTGCTCCCGATATTTTATTGCCCCTTGTGTGCCATCTGTTACTACACCCCGGCTGGCAGGTAGCGGTGGACTGGCAGGGCGATCGCCCCACGTTTTTGGCCATCAGTGACCCAGCGCCACTCCTCCAAAAATCGGGGGAAGATCTCCACGATCTGCGTAAGCAAACCAAGCGCGTGCGCTACCAAATGGAGTTATTTAGTCGTGTCTATGGCGAAGATTTTGCCTGCCAAGTGTCGGCTTTTGCCGAACTACAGGAACTTTTAGGAACCCTGCACGATGGGGTTGTCCTCCATGAATTTTTCCAACGTCAATTAGGCCTCAACCTCCGAGAGGCATCCCCCTGCCTTGCAGAAATGATTGCCCTAGAGCAAACTCGGCAATGGCAACTGTGGCGATCGCACCAGCAAGACTACCTTACCCCTGCCAAGCGACATCACGTGCGTCAGGTATTACTTATTGCACCCACCCCCCTTGCCCTGAATGGCATGGCCAGTGCAGGCACCATTAGTGTGAACTAG
- the rbfA gene encoding 30S ribosome-binding factor RbfA — protein MATERRVARVAELIKREVSQLLMYEIRDERVGAGMVSVTDVEVSGDLQHAKVFVSIYSTDEVRRSTMAGLKAASGFVRHELGQRIRLRRTPEVVFIEDRSIERGNRVLSLLNQLEQQSKSAGTSE, from the coding sequence ATGGCAACAGAACGGCGGGTCGCACGGGTTGCGGAATTAATTAAGCGAGAAGTCAGTCAGTTGCTGATGTACGAAATCCGCGACGAGCGGGTGGGTGCTGGCATGGTGAGTGTCACCGATGTTGAAGTATCTGGCGACTTACAACACGCTAAAGTGTTTGTCAGCATTTATAGTACCGATGAAGTACGCCGCTCCACGATGGCAGGGCTGAAGGCCGCCTCTGGCTTTGTACGCCACGAACTGGGACAGCGCATTCGCCTACGGCGGACACCAGAGGTGGTGTTTATTGAAGATCGCTCCATTGAGCGGGGTAACCGGGTACTGTCGCTGCTGAACCAACTGGAGCAACAATCAAAATCAGCAGGTACCAGCGAATAG
- a CDS encoding succinate dehydrogenase/fumarate reductase iron-sulfur subunit — MSTTTFAIRRQAPQGDPYWQTFALEIDPGQTVLDALNQIKWYHDGTLSFRKNCRNTICGSCAMTINGRSALACQQSVRAELANSLTPNQIAIAPLGNLPVLRDLVVDMTDFWQKLAAVDPYVSTAARQIPEREFLQSPQDRDKLNAAGNCILCGACYGACNAVEVNAAFVGPHALAKAARLVADTRDSATPERLSQYNNAESGVWGCTRCFNCNTVCPVGVAPLDRISEVKQGILATAPVASRNQDRPLRHRQVLVELVKEGGWVDERKFGLRVVGNRFRDVAGVTSIIPLGWRLVRRGKFPLRFEKSAGHAQIAAVITAVQRSSQLAR, encoded by the coding sequence ATGAGCACGACTACTTTTGCTATCCGTCGCCAAGCGCCCCAAGGAGACCCTTACTGGCAGACCTTTGCGCTTGAAATTGATCCCGGTCAAACGGTTCTGGATGCCCTCAACCAAATCAAGTGGTATCACGACGGCACCCTCAGCTTTCGTAAGAATTGCCGTAACACCATTTGTGGCAGTTGTGCCATGACGATTAATGGCCGCTCTGCCCTTGCCTGCCAGCAGAGTGTCCGCGCCGAGTTAGCCAATAGCCTCACCCCCAACCAGATTGCGATCGCCCCGTTGGGGAACTTACCTGTACTGCGGGATCTAGTGGTGGATATGACCGACTTCTGGCAAAAATTAGCCGCCGTGGATCCCTACGTCAGCACCGCCGCCCGCCAGATTCCAGAGCGGGAATTTCTGCAATCCCCCCAAGACCGCGATAAGCTCAATGCCGCGGGCAACTGTATTCTCTGTGGTGCTTGCTATGGTGCCTGTAATGCCGTGGAGGTCAATGCAGCGTTTGTTGGCCCCCATGCCCTAGCCAAAGCCGCTCGCCTTGTGGCCGACACCCGCGACAGCGCCACCCCAGAGCGCTTAAGCCAATATAACAATGCCGAGAGTGGCGTATGGGGATGTACCCGCTGTTTTAACTGCAATACGGTGTGTCCAGTGGGGGTGGCTCCCCTGGATCGCATTAGTGAGGTCAAGCAGGGGATCTTGGCAACAGCACCCGTGGCCAGCCGCAATCAAGACCGTCCCCTACGCCACCGCCAAGTCTTGGTAGAACTGGTCAAGGAAGGGGGCTGGGTGGATGAGCGCAAATTTGGCCTGCGAGTTGTGGGCAATCGGTTTCGGGATGTAGCAGGCGTAACCAGTATCATCCCTTTAGGTTGGCGGCTCGTGCGACGGGGTAAGTTTCCGCTGCGATTTGAGAAATCTGCTGGCCACGCCCAGATAGCAGCAGTGATAACGGCGGTGCAGCGATCCAGCCAACTCGCTAGATAA
- a CDS encoding TPM domain-containing protein translates to MFQQTSQWLRQFALVFVLSTLCWLGAIAPAHSFNNPELLPAQATNIVDLAGILTPVQKERLDAELAEFEAQTGWKLRVLTQYDRTPGLAVRDFWQLDDRSILLVADSRGGNILNFNVGDTAYRVLQRTFWVELQTRFGNQYFVRDNGEDQAILQSLAAIETCLAQGGCRAVPGLPKEQWILTLATSVFGGLILGFVARPRRSDQLIAWKWVLLFSPLWGMLFFAFGLGPVLVRTHEWLPLLRNVAGFALGSIVAFLIPFPTASPPVLEE, encoded by the coding sequence ATGTTTCAGCAGACGTCTCAGTGGCTGCGGCAATTCGCCTTGGTATTCGTCCTTTCTACCCTGTGTTGGCTGGGGGCGATCGCCCCGGCTCACAGCTTTAACAACCCTGAGTTGCTACCCGCCCAAGCCACCAACATCGTGGACCTAGCGGGCATTTTAACCCCGGTGCAAAAAGAGCGCCTCGATGCAGAGCTAGCGGAGTTTGAAGCCCAAACCGGCTGGAAGTTGCGAGTGCTCACCCAGTACGATCGCACCCCCGGGCTAGCAGTACGGGACTTTTGGCAGCTTGATGACCGCAGTATTTTATTAGTGGCAGACTCCCGTGGCGGCAATATCCTTAACTTTAATGTGGGGGATACCGCCTACCGTGTTCTCCAGCGTACCTTTTGGGTCGAGTTGCAAACCCGCTTTGGCAATCAATACTTTGTGCGGGACAACGGCGAAGATCAGGCAATTCTCCAATCCCTTGCCGCCATTGAAACCTGCCTTGCTCAGGGCGGCTGCCGTGCTGTACCGGGGTTGCCAAAAGAGCAGTGGATTCTCACCTTAGCCACCTCCGTCTTTGGTGGTCTCATTCTGGGATTTGTGGCGCGTCCTCGCCGTAGCGATCAACTCATTGCCTGGAAATGGGTGCTGCTCTTTTCACCCCTGTGGGGAATGCTCTTTTTTGCCTTTGGCTTAGGCCCCGTCCTAGTGCGTACCCATGAATGGCTGCCCCTATTGCGTAATGTGGCTGGGTTTGCCTTAGGCTCGATTGTGGCCTTTTTAATTCCCTTCCCCACCGCCAGCCCACCAGTGCTTGAAGAGTGA
- a CDS encoding DUF2949 domain-containing protein, protein MTMRYSPQLLHYLERDLALPPESIAMALRQWQQQQGSLPIILWQYGLISLEQLDSLFEWLDASRGDRQFEH, encoded by the coding sequence ATGACCATGCGCTATTCTCCCCAGTTGCTCCACTACCTTGAACGCGATCTGGCCTTGCCACCAGAAAGTATTGCCATGGCACTGCGGCAGTGGCAGCAGCAGCAAGGATCATTGCCCATCATCCTTTGGCAGTATGGTCTCATTAGCCTAGAGCAACTGGACAGTTTATTTGAGTGGCTAGATGCAAGCCGTGGCGATCGCCAATTCGAGCACTAG
- a CDS encoding peptidoglycan recognition protein family protein, with protein MQPSDGAVYQRLFAQVRQQHQQCASAPPWYSVPAHSTNFGDRFRTDIHGNLLQQEPIIVLHETVASAQSALNFFQTSHPRDEDQASYHELITLNGWILHLVPWSKRAYGAGNSTFGSETVQTNPRLAPSVNNFALHISLETPPQGRHNGQHHQGYTPAQYQALGWLIAQTGIPPARVTTHAAVDRSGERIDPRSFSFATLNRYWQTDRPC; from the coding sequence TTGCAGCCCAGTGATGGCGCTGTTTACCAGCGGTTATTTGCCCAAGTGCGGCAACAGCATCAACAGTGTGCGAGTGCGCCGCCTTGGTACAGTGTCCCTGCCCATAGCACCAACTTTGGCGATCGCTTCCGTACCGATATCCATGGCAACCTGCTGCAACAGGAGCCAATTATTGTGCTGCACGAGACCGTGGCCTCAGCCCAGTCAGCCCTCAACTTTTTTCAGACTTCCCACCCCCGCGATGAGGATCAGGCCAGTTACCACGAACTCATTACCCTCAATGGCTGGATATTGCACCTTGTCCCGTGGTCAAAGCGCGCCTATGGTGCTGGGAACTCCACGTTTGGCAGCGAAACCGTCCAGACGAACCCCCGCCTTGCTCCTTCAGTCAATAACTTTGCCCTGCATATTTCCCTAGAAACCCCGCCCCAAGGTCGCCACAATGGCCAGCACCACCAAGGCTACACCCCTGCCCAGTACCAAGCCCTAGGGTGGCTAATTGCGCAGACTGGCATTCCCCCAGCACGAGTGACCACCCACGCCGCCGTAGATCGATCGGGAGAGCGCATCGATCCGCGCAGTTTTTCCTTTGCCACCCTAAATCGTTACTGGCAAACCGATCGCCCCTGCTAA
- a CDS encoding bifunctional acetate--CoA ligase family protein/GNAT family N-acetyltransferase, protein MAMSHAYDILRAGHQPLRPLFAPRSVAVVGATEKDGSVGRTLLWNLIQSPFGGTVFPVNPRRSSVLGIKAYPTVGAIAEPVDLAVIATPAATVPAVMQECAAAGVKSAIIISAGFREIGAAGLGLEEEILAIAQKARMRVIGPNCLGVMCPPTGLNATFAATMAHSGHVGFISQSGALCTSILDWSLQENVGFSAFISIGTMLDVGWGDLIYYLGDDPQTRCIVIYMESLGDARSFLSAAREVAYVKPIIVIKAGRTAAAAQAAASHTGALMGSDAVFDAALQRCGVLRVDTIADLFDMAEVLDKQARPKGSRLTILTNAGGPGVLATDALIRAGGQLAQLSTETVAVLDQLLPAAWSHGNPVDILGDATPDRYLKALQHCETDPNSDGLLVVLTPQAMTDPLAIAQDLAHYVQTRTSSTKPILASWMGGQGVKDGERLLNQAGIPTYAYADTAARIFSYMWRYSDHLQALYETPVLPRTLGTNHPDREHVTQLLTQLRQEGRTLLNEWEAKSVLAAYGIPVVETHIATTEAEAVTAADRMGYPVVLKLYSPTITHKTDVGGVALNLPDAGAVATAYRTIQTNVAQAVGAEHFAGVTVQPMIPWKGFELILGCSTDAQFGPVILFGTGGQLVEVLEDTAIALPPLNTTLARRLLQQTKIARAFAGVRGWPPVNLAILEDLLVRFSLLVVEQPWIQEIDINPLLVAPPERVVALDARIVLHRSEAVIPKPAIRPYPSQYVSPWQLRDGTPVLIRPIRPEDEPLMRQYHATLSEQSVYLRYFHLMKLSQRVAHDRLVRICFVDYDREIALVAERQTPTGSEIIAAGRLSKDHVGNTAEFSMLVSDPWQRQGLGTELMHRLIQIARDEGLSALHAYVLKDNEGMIRICRHWHFEFTPGDDPTVWFVRLCL, encoded by the coding sequence ATGGCGATGTCTCATGCCTACGATATTTTGCGAGCTGGTCATCAGCCCCTGCGCCCTCTGTTTGCCCCCCGCAGTGTGGCTGTGGTGGGAGCCACCGAAAAAGACGGTAGTGTCGGGCGGACTCTGCTTTGGAATTTAATTCAGTCTCCCTTTGGCGGCACTGTCTTTCCGGTGAATCCACGGCGCTCCTCGGTGTTGGGGATTAAAGCCTACCCAACGGTTGGGGCGATCGCTGAGCCAGTGGATTTAGCGGTGATTGCTACCCCTGCTGCCACGGTGCCTGCGGTGATGCAAGAGTGTGCAGCGGCAGGGGTCAAAAGTGCCATTATTATCTCCGCTGGGTTTCGGGAAATTGGAGCTGCTGGCTTAGGGTTGGAAGAAGAAATTCTAGCGATCGCCCAGAAGGCACGGATGCGCGTCATTGGCCCCAACTGTTTGGGAGTCATGTGTCCGCCGACGGGGTTAAACGCCACCTTTGCGGCAACCATGGCGCACAGTGGCCATGTGGGTTTTATTAGCCAAAGTGGTGCGCTGTGCACCTCAATTTTGGATTGGAGTCTCCAAGAAAATGTTGGCTTTAGTGCCTTTATCTCGATTGGCACGATGCTGGATGTGGGCTGGGGCGATCTGATTTATTACCTAGGCGATGACCCCCAAACCCGCTGCATTGTCATCTATATGGAGTCGCTGGGGGATGCCCGCTCTTTTTTATCCGCTGCCCGGGAAGTGGCCTACGTCAAGCCCATCATTGTGATTAAAGCCGGGCGTACAGCAGCAGCGGCGCAAGCTGCCGCCTCCCATACCGGGGCGCTGATGGGGTCAGATGCCGTGTTTGATGCGGCTCTACAGCGGTGTGGGGTGCTGCGGGTGGACACGATTGCCGATCTCTTTGATATGGCGGAGGTACTAGATAAACAAGCCCGGCCTAAGGGGTCACGCCTGACGATTCTGACCAACGCGGGGGGGCCTGGGGTGTTGGCTACCGATGCCCTGATCCGTGCGGGGGGGCAGTTAGCGCAGCTATCCACCGAGACCGTGGCGGTATTAGATCAGCTCTTGCCTGCGGCGTGGAGTCATGGTAACCCTGTGGATATTTTGGGGGACGCCACCCCCGATCGCTACCTCAAAGCCCTACAACACTGTGAGACGGATCCCAACAGTGACGGGTTATTGGTGGTGCTGACCCCCCAAGCCATGACCGATCCGCTGGCGATCGCCCAGGATCTGGCGCACTATGTCCAAACCCGCACCAGCAGTACCAAACCTATTCTGGCCAGTTGGATGGGCGGCCAAGGGGTTAAAGACGGCGAGAGGCTGCTCAACCAAGCGGGCATTCCTACCTATGCCTACGCCGATACCGCCGCCCGTATTTTTAGCTATATGTGGCGCTACAGCGACCACTTGCAGGCTCTCTACGAAACCCCTGTGCTGCCACGCACCCTTGGCACCAATCATCCAGACCGAGAGCATGTAACCCAGTTATTGACCCAACTACGCCAAGAGGGACGCACCCTCCTGAACGAGTGGGAGGCAAAGTCAGTACTAGCAGCCTACGGGATTCCCGTGGTTGAGACCCACATTGCCACCACTGAAGCCGAGGCCGTTACTGCTGCTGATCGTATGGGCTATCCAGTGGTGCTCAAACTCTACTCCCCCACCATTACCCATAAGACTGATGTGGGCGGGGTTGCGTTGAACTTACCAGATGCAGGGGCAGTGGCCACGGCCTACCGCACCATTCAAACTAACGTTGCTCAAGCTGTCGGCGCCGAGCATTTTGCAGGGGTCACCGTTCAGCCAATGATTCCGTGGAAAGGCTTTGAGTTGATTTTAGGCTGCTCCACCGATGCCCAGTTTGGGCCGGTGATCCTCTTTGGTACCGGTGGCCAACTGGTGGAGGTACTGGAGGACACGGCGATCGCCCTGCCACCCCTAAATACCACCTTGGCACGGCGGCTACTCCAACAAACCAAAATTGCCCGCGCCTTTGCGGGAGTACGGGGTTGGCCCCCCGTTAACTTAGCCATTCTTGAAGATCTACTGGTGCGCTTCAGCCTCTTAGTCGTAGAGCAACCTTGGATTCAGGAAATTGACATTAACCCGCTGCTCGTTGCCCCGCCAGAGCGGGTCGTGGCTCTAGATGCGCGGATTGTTCTCCATCGAAGCGAAGCCGTCATCCCCAAGCCAGCGATCCGTCCCTATCCCAGTCAATATGTCTCGCCGTGGCAGCTACGGGATGGTACACCGGTGCTCATTCGTCCGATTCGCCCGGAGGATGAACCCCTCATGCGGCAGTACCATGCCACCCTTTCAGAGCAGAGTGTTTATTTGCGTTACTTTCATCTGATGAAGCTCTCGCAGCGGGTAGCCCACGATCGCCTCGTCCGCATCTGTTTTGTCGATTACGATCGAGAAATAGCCTTAGTGGCAGAGCGTCAGACCCCAACAGGCTCAGAAATCATCGCTGCTGGCCGCCTCAGTAAAGATCACGTTGGCAATACGGCCGAATTTTCGATGCTTGTAAGCGATCCGTGGCAGCGGCAGGGTCTAGGGACAGAATTAATGCACCGCCTCATTCAAATTGCCCGGGATGAAGGCTTAAGCGCACTCCATGCCTACGTCCTCAAAGATAATGAGGGGATGATCCGTATTTGCCGCCATTGGCACTTTGAGTTTACCCCCGGGGATGATCCTACCGTGTGGTTTGTGCGGTTGTGCCTCTAG
- the thrB gene encoding homoserine kinase: MVTVVTVPATTANLGPGFDCLGAALTLTNTFTFSASDRPCVVIRGAEAAGVASSTDNLAYRAYCRLYEHLGREAPPVYLEIELGVPLARGLGSSATAIIGGLVGANRLAGFPLSHTEVLELAIALEGHPDNVVPALLGGCRLAVREEHSGTWRWLDVPWDSDVVPIVAIPDFELATETARHVLPATCSYTDAIFNISHLGALLRGLETGHRDWLQVALQDHLHQPYRQCLIKGYADLHAAALAAGAYGLVISGAGPTLLALGDPVNAMGIASTLRDTWATLGVQARVEVLAVQQEGTTVQDR; encoded by the coding sequence ATGGTAACAGTAGTCACCGTACCCGCAACAACCGCCAATTTGGGACCGGGGTTTGACTGTTTGGGCGCTGCCTTAACCCTTACAAACACCTTTACCTTTTCCGCCAGCGATCGCCCCTGTGTTGTGATTCGGGGGGCTGAAGCAGCCGGGGTAGCCAGTAGTACAGATAACTTAGCCTATCGCGCCTATTGCCGCCTTTACGAGCACCTTGGACGCGAAGCCCCGCCTGTCTATTTAGAAATTGAGTTAGGGGTGCCCCTCGCTCGCGGGTTAGGCAGTTCAGCCACCGCCATTATTGGCGGCTTGGTGGGAGCCAATCGGCTGGCAGGGTTCCCCCTCAGCCATACTGAGGTTTTAGAGTTGGCGATCGCCCTTGAAGGTCATCCCGATAATGTAGTTCCGGCGTTGCTGGGCGGCTGTCGTTTGGCAGTCCGGGAAGAACACTCCGGCACGTGGCGTTGGTTAGACGTACCGTGGGATAGTGATGTAGTGCCTATTGTTGCCATTCCTGATTTCGAATTAGCCACCGAGACCGCCCGTCACGTCTTGCCTGCGACCTGTAGCTATACAGATGCCATTTTTAACATCAGTCATCTGGGAGCGCTGCTGCGGGGGCTAGAAACGGGTCACCGCGACTGGTTACAGGTTGCCCTGCAAGATCATCTGCACCAGCCCTACCGTCAGTGCCTCATCAAAGGGTATGCCGACCTCCATGCCGCAGCGTTGGCCGCTGGAGCCTATGGTTTGGTGATCAGTGGAGCTGGCCCCACCCTGTTGGCGCTTGGGGATCCGGTTAACGCCATGGGAATTGCCAGTACCCTTAGGGACACGTGGGCGACCCTAGGGGTGCAAGCACGGGTTGAGGTATTGGCAGTGCAGCAGGAAGGAACCACCGTACAGGATCGCTAG